One window of Pelmatolapia mariae isolate MD_Pm_ZW linkage group LG18, Pm_UMD_F_2, whole genome shotgun sequence genomic DNA carries:
- the mettl17 gene encoding methyltransferase-like protein 17, mitochondrial, translating to MVPRRFSACVLCQRTPLGMLVCRPMSAATHPQPQVDFLKGEPHRKHPGVTNLKTLRLPEELHVAAQSIIHRAQVNQLPERICKLTNFLWSRKRAVEDLTLRQKAVSLEKELWEKAMQKGGDIDEQAMEDRIRRKVLSELRRTTYHWAPMKYDEELGVVYMAARLGGGYAAVRRALNEIKKRDPSFAPHTLLDFGSGLGTVVWASHACWGDSLKEMVCVDSSGPMNILAERLLKGDDERAEPCIKQVYFRQFLPVSPKVQFDLVTAAFTLSELPNVKDREEAAFTLWRKTSSYLVLVENGTKDGHQILMEARDTLLKKQEKTVYDSRPASVFAPCSHELVCPKLAHEPVSPCNFQQHYQPLSLPRHNDRQIEKFSYLILRRTEAVEEGTKGVEWARLIAPVLRRTRHVHCRMCCPDGQLQHMVVTARKHSRDMYRCARSSDWGDQMPIIRGVDEDVNSDSE from the exons CCAATGAGTGCAGCTACACACCCGCAGCCACAGGTAGATTTCCTAAAGGGTGAACCACACAGAAAACACCCAGGTGTGACCAACTTGAAAACTCTACGGCTACCTGAGGAACTCCACGTGGCTGCACAGTCAATTATTCACA GAGCTCAGGTGAATCAGCTTCCCGAGCGCATTTGCAAGCTCACGAACTTCCTGTGGAGCAGGAAACGAGCGGTCGAGGATTTAACTCTGAGGCAGAAAGCTGTGAGCCTGGAGAAAGAACTGTGGGAGAAAGCCATGCAAAAGGGAGGAG ATATTGACGAGCAAGCAATGGAAGACCGCATCAGGAGGAAAGTTCTCTCAGAGCTCCGAAGAACGACATATCACTGGGCACCCATGAA GTATGATGAAGAGCTCGGCGTGGTCTACATGGCAGCTCGACTTGGTGGTGGTTACGCTGCAGTGAGGAGAGCTCTGAATGAG ATAAAGAAGAGGGATCCCTCCTTTGCTCCTCACACTCTCCTGGATTTTGGTTCTGGGTTAGGAACAGTTGTCTG GGCATCTCACGCATGCTGGGGTGACTCTTTGAAGGAGATGGTGTGTGTGGACAGCTCAGGGCCAATGAACATTTTGGCAGAACGACTTCTGAAAG GTGATGACGAAAGAGCTGAACCCTGCATCAAACAAGTGTATTTCAGGCAgtttctccctgtgtctcctaAG GTGCAGTTTGATTTAGTCACTGCAGCTTTTACCCTCTCAGAGCTGCCAAATGTGAAAGACCGAGAGGAGGCAGCATTCACTCTTTGGAGAAAGACAAGCTCATATCTG GTGCTGGTGGAAAATGGGACCAAAGACGGCCATCAGATACTCATGGAAGCCAGAGATACTTTATTGAAG AAACAAGAGAAGACCGTTTATGACTCCAGGCCAGCATCAGTGTTTGCTCCA tgttcGCATGAACTGGTGTGTCCCAAACTGGCCCATGAGCCTGTCTCACCCTGCAACTTCCAGCAGCATTACCAACCTCTGTCTCTACCCAGG cacaaCGACCGTCAGATCGAGAAGTTCAGCTACCTAATTTTGAGGCGGACAGAAGCGGTGGAGGAAGGCACAAAGGGTGTGGAGTGGGCCAGGCTGATTGCACCAGTGCTGCGCAGAACGAGGCATGTCCACTGTCGCATGTGTTGCCCGGACGGACAGCTACAGCACATGGTGGTGACAGCCCGTAAACACagcag AGATATGTACCGCTGCGCTCGGAGCAGTGACTGGGGAGATCAAATGCCGATCATTCGAGGTGTAGATGAAGATGTCAACAGTGATTCAGAGTGA
- the sdr39u1 gene encoding epimerase family protein SDR39U1 → MRILIGGGSGFVGRELTRLLRDKGHEVTLISRLPGPGKITWGELESQGLPPCEGAVNLAGENLMNPLRWWNESYKKDLFSSRVDTTKALSQAIAASSSPPHSWVLVSGVACYKPSLTAQYTEDSEWTPFDLLSRLVKEWEAAALLPENVAKTTKQVIIRPGAVLGRDGGAMKQMLLPFWLGLGGTLGSGRQPFPWIHVSDLAGIIVHALEPPADTPSSSSPQVFNGVAPALNTNYEFTKELGRVLGRPTIFPVPGFVMNALLGSERAVILTQGQKVIPKRTLESGFQYNYPDLTSALKEIVN, encoded by the exons GAGGGGGATCTGGCTTTGTTGGCCGTGAGCTGACCCGCCTACTTAGGGACAAAGGTCATGAGGTGACACTGATATCCCGCCTGCCTGGTCCAGGGAAGATAACATGG GGTGAGCTGGAGTCTCAGGGTCTCCCACCGTGTGAGGGTGCCGTCAACTTGGCTGGAGAGAATCTCATGAACCCACTGCGATG GTGGAATGAAAGCTACAAAAAAGACTTGTTCTCCAGTCGCGTTGACACAACTAAAGCTCTTTCTCAAGCCATTGCTGCTTCCTCCAGTCCTCCTCACTCTTGGGTCCTGGTGTCAGGTGTAG CTTGCTACAAACCCAGTCTAACAGCTCAATACACAgaagacagtgaatggactccGTTTGACCTTCTCTCAAGACTTGTCAAAGAGTGGGAAGCCGCAGCACTACTTCCTGAAAATGTGGCAAAAACCACCAAACAAGTCATCATCCGACCTG GGGCAGTGCTGGGTCGTGATGGTGGGGCCATGAAGCAGATGCTGCTGCCGTTCTGGCTCGGCCTCGGGGGTACCCTGGGATCTGGAAGACAACCATTTCCCTGGATCCACGTTTCAGACCTGGCAGGAATCATTGTCCATGCACTGGAGCCCCCTGCTGACACTCCATCCTCCTCATCACCACAAGTGTTCAACGGAGTCGCACCGGCTCTCAACACCAACTATGAATTCACTAAAGAATTGGGTCGGGTCTTGGGGCGGCCCACCATCTTTCCTGTACCTGGCTTTGTCATGAACGCCCTGTTGGGCTCGGAGAGGGCCGTGATCCTTACTCAAGGCCAGAAAGTCATACCCAAGAGGACTTTGGAGTCTGGATTTCAGTACAACTACCCTGACTTGACCTCAGCTTTGAAGGAGATAGTTAATTAA